ATGGAggtaggactgagtggagtccaattctgtctgtaatcatacaggAGAGTGACAAATTGGACAACAATGAAGGGGGAGTCTAATTTATTAAATATGATtatagacagaattggacaaaatgaagtcctgttaccaatcaatcaaaactgTGATGAAATTTGGGAAAGAAGCTAGAGATCGGTGatacatttttattaaaaaaacaacagttaacagGACAAAATGCACTACAACAGCATGCACACACAACACTGTTCTAATAGTGCTCAAAttaggctggtgataaccaatcacgtttaataattttgttataattttaataaatattttatttctgtaCATAGCATGAAGATGCTTCTGTTAGAATGTTTGATCACATGATGATGAGAAACAAGTTGTCTTCAAGTTTTGAAAAGTATAACTTAACTGAAAGAGATGTGACCTTTATTAAAGAACTAATCGCTGCAACAGTGCTGGAGACAACTATATGCACCTCTGAGGTATGATTCAGCATTCTGTGTGAGAAGGAGGTGGGGGAACAGGGGCAGGGTGATTATTAAAGTAAGGTTTTCCCTCAAAAAAATGCATCCAAAGTTTTACTTCCCATACTGGgaccaaaaacaatttttttttcttctgcacCTTGCTAAAGGCACTTGTAAATGTGACAATTAAGGGGTGCTTGACTGCATCCACGGGCACGTGTTTTATTACTGTCGGTAGGATTGAATTCACCAGCAAAAAATCTAAAGAGCTGTGAGATCAGCTGTTTCAGAACAACTGTAGTTGTAACCTAAGGATCAAATCTCCATTTTTATACTTTCTTTCATCCACGCTAAGACAGAGTTGtggcattttaaaaatcactcAGTTTGAAGAGCGTGAAAAGTATTGTGATCTGTGGATTACATGTATCTATCTGTATAAGTGTGGATGACAGGCCTAATTACGGAAAGTTGGTATGCCGACTTGGCCTAAATATTGCCGGGTGAAATAATCAGTGAAATCATGAATATTcatacttaaccctttcactcctaagatctcactagtaattcttcttactgtctgctatacaattcttatgatgttagttctgaggtTCGAGCATTGTATCAATAATCCCCtcgttgatatttttctttattcttattacttttctgcttgatattgtatcgatattgtaaacAGAAAGTCTTTGTTGATCACTCTCTAAGGGTTAGTAGTCCGCTTTTTGTTACTGATACCTCACACCTAAAGCTCTGTACAATGTATGAAATGTATGAAATGTCTGATTATTAtattaaaattacattaaaGGACTGGCCATATAAAGGAAGAGGACCAGAGAAAAGCTACTTATATGAGGTAAAAATACCGGGGTATATTGTAGTATCATGTGATATTCTGTCTGAAGATGTTGCAGTCCAATGGCTGACCCGTTTAACTTCGGATCCAAAGGTCCGTGTTCATCAAGCTCTGTTCAGATCTTCCTTGTTGTGTTCGTGCACAAGACTGTTTGTTTACTCTTATTGAAGTTCTCCACCCAGGGAATTGTATGGGAatcctaaattaaaaaaaaaaagtacatcgTGGGTAGACTACAAGCTGTCTCTCCTTTTCGGCGAAATCCGTTGCgcaagtcaaaacaaagaaattgccaaaaaaaattgacatgacGTGTTAAACATCTACATCGTAAATGTTATACACATGCGAGGCACATAACAGTGTTATCTCATGTTGTACTTAGGAGACTTACCTGTGTTTCAGATTGTTGCCAACAAACGAACAGGCATTGATGTGGACAAGTTCGACTATTTTTCACGAGACTGTCATTGCTTAGGAATCAACAACAGTTTTGATCATAAGTATTTTACACCTGCTTTTGTTGTTAGTCAAAGGAAGGAAGAAAGACAGTGAACTAGGGATAGTCAACTTAAGCCTACAGCTTCcctgttttaattcaaattaattttaaatttttttgtaatagCTCCGAGAAAGAGGAGTGtggttttaatttatttcactcTGATGGAAAATTCgtgccactttctcaaccattCGGGTAAAAAACTGAAACCCTTTGCGACTTGTCTGCACTCTCATGTTTTCCCGCTGtccacttttttctttttgtctttttacttCGAGTTCCAGACGTCATTATGTAATATTATCCTTGGTTCTGTGACTACCTCTCTTTGGTTTTCCTAGTGTCAGTTCAAGTGCACTCAACGTTACAATCactgaaattatttcttgttcacAGGCGTTACATGAAGTTTGCCAGAGTCATCAATGTCAGCGGCAAACTGCAAATATGTGTACGCGATAAAGAAGCAGGCAACGTCTATGATATGTTTCACACCAGAAACAGTTTATTTCGAAGAGCTTACCAACACAAGACGTCAAATATCATTGAAAGAATGTAAGTTACCGTATGTGGTTTCGTGGTTCTGTGGCTCTGTGTAAATAAGCAAAGCGTTTCAAGTTGTACACGTAAAATAAGCGTTATAGTTGGTGTTTGACTGGTTGATCTTTTTGGAGATTACACCGTCAACACgttgtttgaaaattctttttagTGTTTCGCGCTAATGATTTCTACCGGGAATGTGGCAGAACTTTGGTAAGAAATATGATATAGAAGATTTCGGTAAAAGATTCGTAGATGAACTGTTGCGAATAACAACTGACAGTTGATTCGCATTTGACATAAAAGAAACCTAAAAATTCTTCGTGTTACAAAGTACATATCTGTTGGTTGGATGTGATTTTTTGCGTCGCTTCTTTAAATTGTTAGAGACAATCGAATGGCaagatttaattttcaaatcatttaaaTGTGTTTTTGTAATTACAGGATTACAGAGGCACTTCTCAAGGCTGATAGAAAAGTACTTTTCAAAGGATCAAATGGGTCAGTAAATGCCAGCTTCTTCACATTAACTCTGTCGCTCGGTGCCCTTTTTAGGAGATTGAATTTTAGGATGCAATGACACATAGTGATACCATTATATAGTTCTCTTGTATTTcaacgggaaaaaaaattgtttgggaGGTTCAATCAATAAAccagcattttatttttttccgacTAAGGAAAGTTCTCGGGGTAAGGATGAGAGTCGTAAAACAGACAACTTAACCAAAACAACAGACGGGTTTTGCGGCAATCTTAAGGTTAGGCGATCGGCGAGTAAAATCGCCTGGTGTGTCGCCGGCTTTAAGCACCAAGGAAAAATTTACGACGATTCAGTTGGAGAAAATTGCAGAACAAGATgtaatttctaaatttaaaGGCTGATTGTTATGTAAACAACTATGCTCAAACAGTTGAGTTACAGGTGGATCAGGCTATTacagttttctattttttcgtCGTTTGTTAGGAagatgttttcaatttctgaatGTATTGATGACATGGAAGCGTATTCACAGCTAAGTGATCACGTGTATTACCAGATCCTTAACTCGAGCGATCCTGCGCTGGAAGAGGTGATTATCAACAGGAAGGCTTTCTAGGCATAACGTTCGTTATcggtttcattatttttaaaacacctGTTCTTTAATCGATCGAAACTTCCAAGGATTAGGTGAAAGATTACTGACATCGGAAATGATTTCTTCCTTCCAGTTGTAGTTTGCCGAAAACTGGAGTCTAAACCACACAGTTTTATTCcatggggaggggggaaggaaGTGTTAATTCTTACCTACAGCGTTTTTGTGtcgtttcattgttttgtttcttcgcTTGTTTTTCAAGGCTCGTAAAATTTTGCTCCGAATACAGCGCCGAGACCTTTACAAATGTATCGGCCACTCCATTTTCCGCGAACGTCGAGATGAAGTAAGTTTATCTAGACTTCTTTTTTTTAGCGATGAAAACGAGAGACGTAATGCAACGAGTTTCACCTTGTTAAAATTAGTGTgagaaatcaataaaaattgattatcGACAATCAATCGATCAATCAATATCAAACACTGGAATGAAAGAAGTAATTGGACTTGCATGGGATGATCGATAATCAATCGGTAATCATTACTGCTGTAGATTGAATCCAAGGATGATGATTTTCGCTGATTGAAGTCAGGTGTGCTCGATATCTCGTCGTTTCTATGTTTAATTTGATGTAGACTTGCGAAAAGTTATTGACCTTTCGAAATAAGAATCGATGATTCTAGAGAACCAATCCTGAAAATGTACAGCAATCGATAAAAATCGACGGTAGCAGTCAAATCATGATGACAGTTACAGGAATTTCCCTTGTCCATAAATCATTGATTTGTAGCTTGCGACATCGATGAATTGTTGTCGattttaataaattgatatcAATTAATTTCGTTGCCTAGCGTTATCATCGATAGGCCAGGCTgaggaagaagatgaaaatagATAGAGTAGTGGATGATTTTTGATGAAGGAACTGGTATTCGAAACGTGGTGAATTCTGAGCTCGGTAAGGAATAGggggaaaatttctttttcccttaCGCGAAGGTgagacacacaaaaaaaatggcgtggctcaccgtggagtctcttTGGTTTAGTGATAAAGCGttggagcgcggaatccgaaggtctgaggttcaattcctcacgaggaattttctttgtcccatgctcgtggaaaacactaaaaaaaaaaccatctttctctaacagttgttttgatttttatcgGTCAGAAGGAGATTCCAGACATACAGCTAGATATAGCCGGTTATATTGAAGACGGCCCTAAACTCGACCCAGAAGACTTTATAATTGACGTAAGTATGGCGATGGAATGTGTTCTTTTATTACAGGAGTCAGATTAGCACCCGCCTGACTGTCGCGTGGACAGTCTGACGTCTTTTTCTCTCTTGATGCAACTTCACTGGGAGTCAGTTTTTAATGGTGGACAATTTAAtcaaggcttttttttttggacggAAGATCGAagcgaagatcactttcattcatgcttttttttttgtaaatcactcgtacTCACTTTTGTAATCGAGGTTCAATGCTTAGCATGGTaaactttttgcaaaaaaagaaataggaaaTGGGTGAGAACGTAGTAGCTTTTTTCCATTCCATAGTAGGGCACTTAAAATTCCACCGAAACTGGTGTTCATGTTTAACAAGAGCAGAACCTTTGTTTCGAAGTATCCAATTTTGTAGGTCTCCCGTTGGAGAAGCAACTCTCAGGgcaaaatgacttttcttttcccAGATGGTCACTTTTGACTATGGAATGAAGGACAGAAATCCAATTGATGAGGTGCGGTTTTACGGCAAGAGCAACCCAGATAAACCTCTGTTTTTTAGAAAGGATGAGgtatgttgttgtttttcgaTTTAAGTGGATGTTTATGTGGTAAAATTCCGTACACATGAAGATGGCGCTTAGTGGATCTCGCTTAATTGTTCACGGATATCGGAAGGCAAGCACTTTACGTACCACAATATGATAGTGCTCAAAAGCTTTTGTTTGATTAAGTAAGTAAACCTAATGTGTTTAGCCCAGATGGACTAATTGGGGACACCAATAAAATAGCAATACTAATTAACATTTGGTACCTATATTATATAGTATTATATTATACTTATATATATATGGTACTAATTAACATATGGTACTTATTCTATTGGTTACAAAGATTACAGCAATTGCTGTTGATGGTTAAAATGTCTGCAAGAtccaattttcttatttttaataaaaacggGTAAACTAGGAGAAGTCGTTTGATTTACGGTAAGTTTTGACCATAAGAATATTCACACACTGGGGTTTTATTCATAGATTAAGAAGTTAAATCAACCTTTAGTTGCGCAATAATGCGCATTTTCTATTGATTTTGCTTTGTAGTAACCCTCTTTAGACGAGGGGTGTTAATTTTTGCTATTAAAGTCGAAATTCTTGTGCTAGCGCTGCAAAATTTACTGCATGTAAAGAAAGTGTGAGGTAGCTTTCACCCAGTTGTTCACGTATATTAGAATTACACATAGTGAGCGCCGAATAGCACCGGATACTAATCCAACTTTCTCTTTATAAGGTTAGCAACATGCTTCCTGAAATGTTTGCAGAGCAGCATATCCGAGTATATTTTCGCAAGAATGACCCTAAACTCCTAGAGAAGGCACAACGGTGAGTTCGTAGAGTTTTTATCGTAATCGACTGCTAATGATTAATGACACAAGAAGTACTGTAGACAGCCTCTTCCTTGCCTCTCCGTTCGACTAATTGGTACTGCTATATTtttctgatttaattttcagATGCTTCCTCCGCTGGTGTGGTAGGCAGAAGTGTACCACGCCAAAGGTATGAACCTCAACGCGTTAATTTCAGGGAGGaggtgggggaaggggaggagCGCATATTCCAGAATTTCACGATATATACATATCATCCGGAAATTCGCGCACGTGCATCAACATTTTATCGTGCATTGTAGTAGCATTTAGTTGTAAAACAAGTTTCCACTAGTAGTATGTTTCATTTGACCTTCTGCCACAAAACCCTAATTTTACTGTCCCCAATGTCACTATCTAACAACTTCCCTCTTTCTCGAAGTTTTAAACTCTCTAATGTTATTGTGCTGTATTTGTTGCTAGGGAGGGGATGCTCTGGCGGAATTGACACCTATGAAGTCCGCACAACAGGGTGGCCCTAGCAACATGGAGAGACGGCTCAGCTATCAAGAATAAGggctgattttagt
This region of Pocillopora verrucosa isolate sample1 chromosome 3, ASM3666991v2, whole genome shotgun sequence genomic DNA includes:
- the LOC131783971 gene encoding deoxynucleoside triphosphate triphosphohydrolase SAMHD1, producing MVVPLFTFESCVKLDFEAMQRESRKRRVGIVTPPDARVLMTPRTPSPKRYRKENGDNLEMGEANLRARQDEKHYKVFNDSIHGHIEVHPLCVEIIDTPQFQRLRDIKQLGGCYRVFPGASHNRFEHCIGTCYLAGRLVKSLRKRQPELGITDEDMLCVRIAGLCHDLGHGPFSHTFGALFIPTARPDAHWKHEDASVRMFDHMMMRNKLSSSFEKYNLTERDVTFIKELIAATVLETTICTSEDWPYKGRGPEKSYLYEIVANKRTGIDVDKFDYFSRDCHCLGINNSFDHKRYMKFARVINVSGKLQICVRDKEAGNVYDMFHTRNSLFRRAYQHKTSNIIERMITEALLKADRKVLFKGSNGKMFSISECIDDMEAYSQLSDHVYYQILNSSDPALEEARKILLRIQRRDLYKCIGHSIFRERRDEKEIPDIQLDIAGYIEDGPKLDPEDFIIDMVTFDYGMKDRNPIDEVRFYGKSNPDKPLFFRKDEVSNMLPEMFAEQHIRVYFRKNDPKLLEKAQRCFLRWCGRQKCTTPKGGDALAELTPMKSAQQGGPSNMERRLSYQE